In Cicer arietinum cultivar CDC Frontier isolate Library 1 chromosome 7, Cicar.CDCFrontier_v2.0, whole genome shotgun sequence, a single window of DNA contains:
- the LOC101488801 gene encoding calmodulin-binding protein 60 B isoform X1, protein MQVIIPPLDQSCHSRPQTEFNDFPTQANPLQDNRFSSSISLQTLLSFLSLSGFYCWRVYMQRPTTDGISMGKRTLENGEDDQPERKRPALASVIVEALKVDSLQKLCSSLEPILRRVVSEEVERALAKLGPARLSGRSSPKMIEGPDGRNLRLQFRSRLSLPLFTGGKVEGEQGAPIHVVLIDANSRNVVTTGPESCIKLDVVVLEGDFNNEDDEDWTQEDFESHVVKEREGKRPLLTGDLQVTLKEGVGTLGELTFTDNSSWIRSRKFRLGMKVASGFGDSIRIREAKTVAFTVKDHRGELYKKHYPPSLSDDVWRLEKIGKDGSFHKKLNNAGIYTVEDFLRLVVKDQQKLRNILGSGMSNKMWEALLEHAKTCVLSGKLYVYYPEDSRNVGVIFNHVYELRGLITGEQFFSADSLSDSQKIYVDSLVKKAYDNWDQVVEYDGKSLVDAEQVNKSVESENELHVESIDYDVGLDHQLQMPVIPMSVTSGQQMNSGMPVGGYNNNMVTRYPNHQALIGNSSSRSQFEGSLYLPTDQLVSNAHQSQSSSNDHSTVGLALGPPQSSTSGFHAGSSSIQPSALNPFDDWSHNRDKGVDDFFSEDEIRVRSNEILENEDMQHLLRLFSMGGHASMNTEDGYSFPPFMPSPMPNFDEDRTRPGRAVVGWLKIKAAMRWGFFIRKIAAEKRAQIEELDE, encoded by the exons ATGCAGGTGATAATTCCTCCATTAGATCAAAGTTGCCATAGTAGACCACAAACTGAATTCAATGACTTTCCAACTCAGGCTAATCCATTACAAGATAATCGATTTTCTAGCTCTATCTCTCTCCAAACACTGCTAagttttctctctctctcag GGTTTTACTGTTGGAGAGTGTATATGCAGAGACCAACCACCGACGGAATTAGTATGGGGAAAAGGACTTTGGAGAATGGTGAAGACGATCAGCCAGAACGGAAGAGGCCTGCTCTTGCAAG TGTAATTGTTGAAGCTCTCAAGGTGGACAGTTTGCAGAAGCTGTGCTCATCCTTAGAACCTATTCTTCGCCGAGTT GTGAGTGAAGAAGTGGAGCGTGCTTTGGCAAAGTTAGGTCCTGCAAGACTTAGTGGAAG ATCTTCCCCTAAAATGATTGAAGGTCCTGATGGTAGAAACTTGCGGCTTCAATTTAGGTCACGACTGTCTCTTCCCCTATTTACAGGAGGAAAAGTGGAAGGCGAGCAGGGAGCTCCAATTCATGTTGTTCTGATTGATGCCAATAGTCGAAATGTTGTAACAACTGGACCTGAATCCTGTATAAAACTCGATGTTGTTGTCCTTGAAGGCGATTTTAacaatgaagatgatgaagattgGACCCAAGAAGATTTTGAAAGCCATGTGGTGAAAGAACGTGAAGGAAAGAGACCTTTGTTGACTGGGGACCTGCAAGTGACACTCAAGGAAGGAGTTGGAACATTGGGGGAACTAACATTTACAGACAATTCAAGCTGGATAAGGAGCCGTAAATTCAGGCTTGGCATGAAGGTTGCATCAGGTTTTGGCGATTCTATACGCATTCGGGAAGCTAAGACAGTGGCTTTCACTGTTAAAGATCATAGAGGAGAAT TATATAAGAAGCATTATCCTCCTTCATTGAGTGATGATGTATGGAGATTGGAGAAAATAGGCAAGGATGGGTCATTTCACAAAAAGCTGAATAATGCAGGAATATACACCGTTGAAGACTTTCTTCGACTTGTGGTTAAGGATCAACAGAAATTGCGGAAT ATCCTTGGGAGTGGTATGTCAAACAAGATGTGGGAAGCCCTCTTAGAACATGCAAAGACATGTGTTCTAAGTGGGAAGCTTTATGTTTATTATCCAGAAGATTCAAGAAATGTTGGTGTTATTTTTAACCATGTCTATGAGCTGCGTGGCCTTATCACAGGAGAGCAATTCTTTTCTGCTGATTCTCTCAGTGATAGTCAGAAG ATTTACGTTGATTCGTTGGTGAAGAAGGCATACGACAATTGGGATCAGGTTGTAGAGTATGATGGCAAATCACTTGTGGATGCTGAGCAAGTTAACAAGTCTGTTGAATCTGAAAATGAACTTCATGTTGAGTCAATTGATTATGATGTTGGTTTGGATCATCAACTGCAAATGCCAGTGATCCCAATGTCTGTTACTTCTGGACAGCAGATGAATTCAGGGATGCCAGTTGGTG GTTATAACAATAATATGGTGACGAGATATCCAAACCACCAGGCATTGATTGGAAATTCCAGCTCTCGAAGTCAGTTCGAAGGCTCATTATATCTGCCTACTGACCAGTTAGTAAGCAATGCTCATCAATCCCAAAGCTCTAGCAATGATCATAGCACAGTCGGGTTGGCTCTTGGTCCTCCTCAATCATCGACGTCAGGTTTCCATGCCGGTAGCTCTTCTATTCAACCATCTGCTCTAAATCCTTTTGATGACTGGTCACACAACAGGGACAAGGGAGTTGATGATTTCTTTTCAGAGGATGAAATCCGTGTTAGAAGTAATGAAATACTAGAGAATGAAGATATGCAGCACTTGCTTCGCCTTTTCAGCATGGGAGGCCATGCCTCCATGAATACTGAGGATGGCTATTCATTCCCACCATTCATGCCATCTCCTATGCCGAACTTTGATGAGGACCGCACTCGTCCTGGGAGAGCTGTTGTGGGATGGCTGAAGATCAAGGCAGCAATGAGATGGGGCTTCTTTATCAGGAAGATAGCAGCTGAGAAGCGGGCTCAGATAGAGGAATTAGATGAATAG
- the LOC101488801 gene encoding calmodulin-binding protein 60 B isoform X2, translated as MQRPTTDGISMGKRTLENGEDDQPERKRPALASVIVEALKVDSLQKLCSSLEPILRRVVSEEVERALAKLGPARLSGRSSPKMIEGPDGRNLRLQFRSRLSLPLFTGGKVEGEQGAPIHVVLIDANSRNVVTTGPESCIKLDVVVLEGDFNNEDDEDWTQEDFESHVVKEREGKRPLLTGDLQVTLKEGVGTLGELTFTDNSSWIRSRKFRLGMKVASGFGDSIRIREAKTVAFTVKDHRGELYKKHYPPSLSDDVWRLEKIGKDGSFHKKLNNAGIYTVEDFLRLVVKDQQKLRNILGSGMSNKMWEALLEHAKTCVLSGKLYVYYPEDSRNVGVIFNHVYELRGLITGEQFFSADSLSDSQKIYVDSLVKKAYDNWDQVVEYDGKSLVDAEQVNKSVESENELHVESIDYDVGLDHQLQMPVIPMSVTSGQQMNSGMPVGGYNNNMVTRYPNHQALIGNSSSRSQFEGSLYLPTDQLVSNAHQSQSSSNDHSTVGLALGPPQSSTSGFHAGSSSIQPSALNPFDDWSHNRDKGVDDFFSEDEIRVRSNEILENEDMQHLLRLFSMGGHASMNTEDGYSFPPFMPSPMPNFDEDRTRPGRAVVGWLKIKAAMRWGFFIRKIAAEKRAQIEELDE; from the exons ATGCAGAGACCAACCACCGACGGAATTAGTATGGGGAAAAGGACTTTGGAGAATGGTGAAGACGATCAGCCAGAACGGAAGAGGCCTGCTCTTGCAAG TGTAATTGTTGAAGCTCTCAAGGTGGACAGTTTGCAGAAGCTGTGCTCATCCTTAGAACCTATTCTTCGCCGAGTT GTGAGTGAAGAAGTGGAGCGTGCTTTGGCAAAGTTAGGTCCTGCAAGACTTAGTGGAAG ATCTTCCCCTAAAATGATTGAAGGTCCTGATGGTAGAAACTTGCGGCTTCAATTTAGGTCACGACTGTCTCTTCCCCTATTTACAGGAGGAAAAGTGGAAGGCGAGCAGGGAGCTCCAATTCATGTTGTTCTGATTGATGCCAATAGTCGAAATGTTGTAACAACTGGACCTGAATCCTGTATAAAACTCGATGTTGTTGTCCTTGAAGGCGATTTTAacaatgaagatgatgaagattgGACCCAAGAAGATTTTGAAAGCCATGTGGTGAAAGAACGTGAAGGAAAGAGACCTTTGTTGACTGGGGACCTGCAAGTGACACTCAAGGAAGGAGTTGGAACATTGGGGGAACTAACATTTACAGACAATTCAAGCTGGATAAGGAGCCGTAAATTCAGGCTTGGCATGAAGGTTGCATCAGGTTTTGGCGATTCTATACGCATTCGGGAAGCTAAGACAGTGGCTTTCACTGTTAAAGATCATAGAGGAGAAT TATATAAGAAGCATTATCCTCCTTCATTGAGTGATGATGTATGGAGATTGGAGAAAATAGGCAAGGATGGGTCATTTCACAAAAAGCTGAATAATGCAGGAATATACACCGTTGAAGACTTTCTTCGACTTGTGGTTAAGGATCAACAGAAATTGCGGAAT ATCCTTGGGAGTGGTATGTCAAACAAGATGTGGGAAGCCCTCTTAGAACATGCAAAGACATGTGTTCTAAGTGGGAAGCTTTATGTTTATTATCCAGAAGATTCAAGAAATGTTGGTGTTATTTTTAACCATGTCTATGAGCTGCGTGGCCTTATCACAGGAGAGCAATTCTTTTCTGCTGATTCTCTCAGTGATAGTCAGAAG ATTTACGTTGATTCGTTGGTGAAGAAGGCATACGACAATTGGGATCAGGTTGTAGAGTATGATGGCAAATCACTTGTGGATGCTGAGCAAGTTAACAAGTCTGTTGAATCTGAAAATGAACTTCATGTTGAGTCAATTGATTATGATGTTGGTTTGGATCATCAACTGCAAATGCCAGTGATCCCAATGTCTGTTACTTCTGGACAGCAGATGAATTCAGGGATGCCAGTTGGTG GTTATAACAATAATATGGTGACGAGATATCCAAACCACCAGGCATTGATTGGAAATTCCAGCTCTCGAAGTCAGTTCGAAGGCTCATTATATCTGCCTACTGACCAGTTAGTAAGCAATGCTCATCAATCCCAAAGCTCTAGCAATGATCATAGCACAGTCGGGTTGGCTCTTGGTCCTCCTCAATCATCGACGTCAGGTTTCCATGCCGGTAGCTCTTCTATTCAACCATCTGCTCTAAATCCTTTTGATGACTGGTCACACAACAGGGACAAGGGAGTTGATGATTTCTTTTCAGAGGATGAAATCCGTGTTAGAAGTAATGAAATACTAGAGAATGAAGATATGCAGCACTTGCTTCGCCTTTTCAGCATGGGAGGCCATGCCTCCATGAATACTGAGGATGGCTATTCATTCCCACCATTCATGCCATCTCCTATGCCGAACTTTGATGAGGACCGCACTCGTCCTGGGAGAGCTGTTGTGGGATGGCTGAAGATCAAGGCAGCAATGAGATGGGGCTTCTTTATCAGGAAGATAGCAGCTGAGAAGCGGGCTCAGATAGAGGAATTAGATGAATAG